The sequence GACCCGCGCGTGACCTACCTGCGCAGCCCGGAGAACCGCGGCGTCAACGGCAGCTTCCGCGAGGCGGTCCGGCTCGCGACCGCGCCGTACTCGGTGATCATGGGCTGCGACGACCTCATGCTGCCGGGCTACGCCCGCCGCATCCGTCAGCTGACCCAGGCGTTCCCGACCGCATCGTACGTGCAACCCGGTGTCGAGGTGATCGACGCCGAAGGCCGCGTGGCGCGGCCGCTCGCCGATCGGGTCAAGGCCGCCCTGCGGCCACGACTCGACGGTCACACGCGCGAGCTCGGCGGCGAAGCCCTCGCCGCGAGCCTGCTGCGCGCCAACTGGACGTACTTCCCGTCGATCGCGTGGCGGACCGACGCGCTCAAGCAGTTCGACTTCCGGCCCGACTACGAGGTCGTCCTCGACCTGGCCCTGCAGATCGAGATCGTCGAGTCCGGCGGCACGATGGTGCTCGACGACGTTCCCGCGTTCCGGTACCGGCGGCACGCCGCCAGCGTGTCGTCGTGGCGTGCCGCCGAGGGC is a genomic window of Agromyces protaetiae containing:
- a CDS encoding glycosyltransferase family 2 protein: MTDSAVPGDGEAPFLDVVMPFWGDPLQFRLAVESVLAQDSGGWRLTILDDAYPDRAPGEWAAGLADPRVTYLRSPENRGVNGSFREAVRLATAPYSVIMGCDDLMLPGYARRIRQLTQAFPTASYVQPGVEVIDAEGRVARPLADRVKAALRPRLDGHTRELGGEALAASLLRANWTYFPSIAWRTDALKQFDFRPDYEVVLDLALQIEIVESGGTMVLDDVPAFRYRRHAASVSSWRAAEGSRFAEERRYLAEAAAGMRRRGWTRAAREASLRATSRLNALSVLPRALVSRDGAGTRALIRHGIGR